The following coding sequences are from one Achromobacter sp. B7 window:
- a CDS encoding LysR substrate-binding domain-containing protein has translation MRGPSPSKDVRLPPLAAIQAFEAAARLGSFERASEELFVTASAIGKRIAALEAMLDVSLFIRSSRGATLSAAGRDYLSQVRTALDLLSDASLHQRGEPKPEPLRVVSTPTFARQVLIPYLPGFTAAHPDVELEILLSIPYLDIMPPNADAWVRFGSGKYPGLHARQLTDDPVFAVCSPAYLASRGPFNRPEDLARAELLRCPMEPWRPWLDAAGLDWPEPSRGVWLVDLGMMLAAARAGQGVALTRRSLAAEWLDEGKLVRVTHIDIPGESQYYLCTEASRAPRSVVQAFSLWLQDVCKLAAQEPRGVPPGQE, from the coding sequence ATGCGCGGACCTTCCCCTTCCAAAGATGTGCGGCTGCCCCCCTTGGCCGCCATCCAGGCGTTTGAAGCCGCGGCGCGGCTCGGCTCTTTTGAACGCGCCAGCGAAGAACTCTTTGTCACCGCCAGCGCCATCGGCAAGCGCATCGCTGCCCTGGAAGCCATGCTGGACGTGTCGCTGTTCATCCGCAGCAGCCGGGGCGCCACCCTCAGCGCAGCCGGGCGCGACTACCTCAGCCAGGTCCGCACCGCTTTGGACCTGCTGTCCGACGCGTCGCTGCATCAGCGCGGCGAACCCAAGCCCGAACCGCTGCGCGTCGTGTCCACGCCCACGTTTGCCCGTCAGGTACTGATTCCCTATCTGCCCGGCTTTACCGCTGCGCATCCCGATGTGGAATTGGAAATCCTGCTGTCCATCCCGTACCTGGACATCATGCCGCCCAACGCGGACGCCTGGGTGCGGTTCGGCAGCGGCAAGTACCCCGGGCTGCACGCGCGCCAACTCACCGACGACCCGGTCTTCGCCGTGTGCTCCCCCGCCTACCTGGCCTCACGCGGGCCGTTCAACCGCCCTGAAGACCTGGCTCGTGCCGAGCTGTTGCGCTGCCCGATGGAACCCTGGCGGCCGTGGCTGGATGCGGCCGGCCTGGACTGGCCCGAGCCGTCGCGCGGCGTCTGGCTGGTGGACCTGGGCATGATGCTGGCCGCTGCTCGCGCGGGCCAGGGCGTGGCGCTGACGCGCCGCAGCCTGGCGGCCGAATGGCTGGACGAAGGCAAACTCGTGCGCGTCACCCACATCGATATCCCCGGCGAATCGCAGTACTACCTTTGCACCGAGGCCTCGCGTGCACCGCGCAGCGTGGTCCAAGCGTTTTCCCTATGGCTGCAAGACGTCTGCAAACTGGCAGCCCAGGAACCACGCGGCGTGCCGCCCGGACAGGAATAA
- a CDS encoding ABC transporter substrate-binding protein gives MDFRLKLLAGTLAFAASAASYAADPIKIGVAGPYTGGSSSMGVSMRDGVRLAIEEINKNGGVLGRQLVAVERDDEAKNERGVQIAQELINKEQVAATVGYINTGVALASQRFYQDAKIPVFNNVATGSVITHQFKAPEYPDNYVFRNAAHDSIQAPMIVEEAITRRGFKKVAILADSTNYGQLGREDLEKALNAKGIKAVAVEKFNIKDVDMTAQLLKAKAAGAEAVLTYGIGPELAQIANGMTKLGWKVPIIGSWTLSMANYIDNSGANGEGARMPQTFIQDPDSPKRKAFIDAYLAKFKPKNNRIDSPVSAAQGYDSVFLLAAAIKQANSTDGAKVREALENLQTPVEGVVMTYNKPFTHDNHDAITAKEVVIGEVKGGRVVKAN, from the coding sequence ATGGATTTTCGTTTGAAGCTGCTAGCAGGAACCCTTGCATTTGCTGCATCGGCCGCGTCGTACGCCGCCGACCCCATCAAGATCGGCGTGGCCGGCCCGTACACCGGGGGTTCGTCCTCCATGGGCGTCAGCATGCGCGATGGCGTGCGCCTGGCCATTGAAGAGATCAACAAGAACGGCGGTGTGCTGGGGCGCCAGCTGGTTGCCGTCGAACGCGACGACGAAGCCAAGAACGAGCGCGGCGTGCAGATCGCCCAGGAATTGATCAACAAGGAACAAGTGGCCGCCACCGTCGGCTACATCAACACCGGCGTGGCCCTGGCCTCGCAGCGCTTCTACCAGGACGCCAAGATCCCCGTCTTCAACAACGTGGCCACGGGCAGCGTGATCACGCACCAGTTCAAGGCGCCGGAATACCCCGATAACTACGTGTTCCGCAATGCGGCGCATGACAGCATCCAGGCCCCGATGATCGTTGAAGAAGCGATCACCCGCCGTGGCTTCAAGAAAGTCGCCATCCTGGCGGATTCCACCAACTACGGCCAGCTCGGTCGCGAGGATCTGGAAAAGGCCTTGAACGCCAAGGGCATCAAGGCCGTGGCGGTTGAGAAGTTCAACATCAAGGACGTCGACATGACGGCCCAGCTGTTGAAAGCCAAGGCCGCCGGCGCCGAAGCCGTGCTGACCTATGGCATCGGGCCCGAACTGGCCCAGATCGCCAATGGCATGACCAAGCTGGGCTGGAAGGTGCCGATCATCGGCAGCTGGACCTTGTCCATGGCCAACTACATCGACAACTCCGGCGCCAACGGCGAAGGCGCGCGCATGCCGCAAACCTTCATCCAGGACCCCGACTCGCCCAAGCGCAAGGCGTTCATCGACGCCTACCTGGCCAAGTTCAAGCCCAAGAACAACCGCATCGATTCCCCGGTGTCGGCGGCGCAGGGCTATGACTCGGTCTTCCTGTTGGCGGCCGCCATCAAGCAGGCCAATTCCACCGACGGCGCCAAGGTGCGCGAAGCGCTGGAAAACCTGCAAACGCCGGTAGAAGGCGTGGTGATGACCTACAACAAGCCGTTCACCCACGACAACCACGACGCCATCACGGCCAAGGAAGTGGTTATCGGCGAGGTCAAGGGCGGCCGCGTCGTCAAGGCCAACTAA
- a CDS encoding branched-chain amino acid ABC transporter permease, whose translation MILLQLIYSGIALGMIYAVIAFGYQLTFATSGTLNFGQGEALMLGALVGLTLVGLGVNYWVMIPIVCIFGFAQGALVERVGVRPAIKTRSEFGWIMATIALGIIFKNVAENIWGRDDLRFPSPLPEAPIQVLGANVLPMELLVVFGALGMMILVEIFNRKSIYGKAFVATSNDRDAAGLMGINTGMVITFSYALSSLTAAFAGVLVAPLTLTGATMGAVLGLKAFAVAIIGGLSSGMGVVVGGLILGIAETTTGFYLSTGYKDVPGLVLLLLVLTFKPAGLFGKTAIKKV comes from the coding sequence ATGATTCTTCTACAGCTTATCTACAGCGGTATCGCGCTAGGCATGATCTATGCCGTGATTGCGTTCGGATACCAGCTCACCTTCGCCACGTCCGGCACGCTGAACTTCGGCCAGGGTGAAGCCCTGATGCTGGGCGCGCTGGTCGGGCTGACGCTGGTCGGCCTGGGCGTGAACTACTGGGTCATGATTCCCATCGTCTGCATTTTCGGCTTCGCGCAGGGCGCGCTGGTCGAGCGGGTCGGCGTGCGGCCGGCCATCAAGACGCGATCGGAGTTTGGCTGGATCATGGCCACCATCGCGCTGGGCATCATCTTCAAGAACGTGGCCGAGAACATCTGGGGCCGCGACGACCTGCGCTTTCCGTCACCGCTGCCCGAAGCGCCCATCCAGGTGCTGGGCGCCAACGTGCTGCCGATGGAACTGCTGGTGGTGTTCGGCGCGCTGGGCATGATGATCCTGGTGGAAATCTTCAACCGTAAATCCATCTACGGCAAAGCCTTCGTGGCCACCTCGAATGACCGCGACGCCGCTGGCCTGATGGGCATCAACACCGGCATGGTGATCACGTTTTCGTATGCGCTGTCGTCGCTGACCGCCGCGTTTGCCGGCGTGCTGGTGGCCCCGTTGACGCTGACCGGCGCCACGATGGGCGCGGTGCTGGGCTTGAAGGCGTTTGCCGTGGCGATCATCGGCGGACTGTCCAGCGGCATGGGCGTGGTCGTGGGCGGGTTGATCCTGGGCATTGCGGAGACGACCACCGGTTTTTATCTGTCGACGGGGTACAAGGACGTGCCGGGATTGGTATTGCTGCTGCTTGTGCTGACCTTCAAGCCCGCCGGCCTGTTCGGCAAGACCGCGATCAAGAAGGTGTAA
- a CDS encoding ATP-binding cassette domain-containing protein, with amino-acid sequence MKPLHLLLSVVAVACLAAVPLGVTNTYYLHLIETIMIYSILLFGLDIVVGYTGQVSLGHAGLFGIGSYVAGVLFFHLQMPIWVILPAAILIAAAFGAVLALPALRVTGPYLAMVTLAFGTIIQILINEMTFMTEGPLGIKIPKPSIGGHILTKSEYFWLVGALLVLSLIVVHRILKSHLGRSFEALRDSPIASDCMGVSVYRHKVFAFVISAGFAGLAGALYSYSEQYISPNTYNFELTILFLLAIIMGGRKSRTGALLGASIIVLLPKMLDDISTFRLIALAVAVLVTVGSIVAVSKGRAEPRRVVVPVVGTLVLAIFSYWLEAVTDWRLTIFGAMILFVVYYLPDGIVGFVRNLFFSNRRAALSVKKDLVKEQDAVPDAVVAGKGETLLSAKRVLMQFGGLKALNEVDLTIKRGTIHGLIGPNGSGKSTMMNVLTGIYVPTAGAVEFSGKSLVGLPPADIAATGIARTFQNVQLFGEMTALENVLVGLHHTFTTGLAGIALRTPKWKGEEQGARARAMALLEFVGLESLASEEARNLPYGKQRLLEIARALALDPQLLLLDEPAAGLTAPDIVELLAIIRKVRDHGITLILIEHHMDVVMGVCDTVSVLDFGQKIAEGLPNEVQSNAKVIEAYLGGAPA; translated from the coding sequence ATGAAACCCCTGCACCTCTTGCTGTCCGTCGTGGCCGTGGCCTGCCTGGCCGCCGTGCCCCTGGGCGTGACCAATACGTACTACCTGCACCTGATCGAAACGATCATGATCTATTCGATCCTGCTGTTCGGGCTCGATATCGTGGTGGGCTACACCGGCCAGGTGTCGCTGGGCCATGCCGGCCTGTTCGGCATTGGCTCGTATGTCGCCGGCGTACTGTTCTTTCATCTGCAAATGCCCATCTGGGTGATTTTGCCCGCCGCCATCCTCATCGCGGCGGCCTTCGGCGCGGTGCTGGCGCTGCCGGCGCTACGCGTGACGGGGCCTTACCTGGCGATGGTCACGCTGGCATTCGGCACCATCATCCAGATCCTGATCAACGAGATGACCTTCATGACCGAAGGCCCGTTGGGCATCAAGATCCCCAAGCCATCCATCGGCGGGCACATCCTGACCAAAAGCGAATACTTCTGGCTGGTGGGCGCGCTGCTGGTGCTGTCGCTGATCGTGGTGCACCGCATCCTGAAGTCGCACCTGGGCCGCTCGTTCGAAGCGCTGCGCGACAGCCCGATTGCATCCGACTGCATGGGCGTGTCGGTCTACCGGCACAAGGTGTTCGCGTTTGTGATCAGCGCCGGCTTTGCCGGGCTGGCGGGCGCGCTGTACTCGTATTCCGAACAGTACATCTCGCCCAACACGTACAACTTCGAGCTCACCATCCTGTTCCTGCTGGCCATCATCATGGGCGGGCGCAAAAGCCGCACGGGCGCGCTGCTCGGCGCATCCATCATCGTGCTGCTGCCCAAGATGCTGGACGACATCAGCACCTTCCGCCTGATCGCGCTGGCCGTGGCCGTGTTGGTGACGGTGGGCAGCATCGTGGCCGTGTCCAAGGGCCGCGCCGAGCCGCGCCGCGTGGTCGTGCCGGTGGTGGGCACCCTCGTGCTGGCCATTTTCTCGTACTGGCTGGAAGCCGTGACCGATTGGCGCCTGACCATCTTCGGCGCCATGATCCTGTTCGTGGTGTATTACCTGCCCGACGGCATCGTGGGCTTTGTGCGCAACCTGTTCTTCTCGAACCGCCGCGCCGCGCTGTCAGTGAAAAAAGACCTGGTCAAAGAACAGGACGCGGTGCCGGACGCCGTGGTGGCGGGCAAGGGCGAGACACTGCTGTCCGCCAAGCGCGTGCTGATGCAGTTTGGCGGCCTGAAGGCGCTGAACGAAGTGGACCTGACGATCAAGCGCGGCACCATCCACGGCCTGATCGGCCCGAACGGGTCGGGCAAGAGCACGATGATGAACGTGCTGACCGGCATCTATGTGCCAACCGCCGGCGCGGTGGAATTCTCGGGCAAGTCGCTGGTGGGTCTGCCACCGGCCGATATCGCCGCCACCGGCATCGCGCGCACATTCCAGAACGTGCAGCTGTTCGGCGAAATGACGGCCCTGGAAAACGTGCTGGTCGGCTTGCACCACACCTTCACCACCGGCCTGGCCGGCATTGCGCTGCGCACGCCGAAATGGAAGGGCGAAGAGCAAGGCGCCCGCGCCCGCGCCATGGCGCTGCTGGAATTCGTGGGGCTGGAATCCCTGGCAAGCGAAGAGGCGCGCAACCTGCCCTACGGCAAGCAGCGCCTGCTGGAAATCGCGCGCGCGCTGGCGCTGGACCCGCAGCTGCTGCTGCTGGACGAACCCGCGGCGGGTCTTACCGCGCCCGACATCGTCGAACTGCTGGCCATCATCCGCAAGGTGCGCGACCACGGCATCACGTTGATCCTCATCGAACACCATATGGATGTGGTGATGGGGGTGTGCGACACCGTATCGGTGCTGGACTTCGGTCAGAAAATTGCCGAAGGCCTGCCGAACGAAGTGCAAAGCAACGCCAAGGTTATCGAGGCGTATCTGGGCGGTGCGCCCGCCTGA
- a CDS encoding ABC transporter ATP-binding protein → MLSIKNLEAGYGKVKVLHGISMEVPKAKVVTLIGSNGAGKTTTMRALSGMIRPTAGEVTLSGKRIDGLESHRIARLGLAHSPEGRRVFPTLSVTDNLLLGAFPRLTGSRPKGDVQADLGRAMDLFPRLKERRDQLAGTLSGGEQQMLAMARAVMLNPELVLLDEPSMGLAPILVEEVFRIIARLKDEGVTMLLVEQFAAAALQVADYGYVLENGRISVHGSADKLRDDPAVVAAYLGGGH, encoded by the coding sequence ATGCTATCGATCAAGAATCTGGAAGCGGGTTACGGCAAGGTCAAGGTGCTGCACGGCATCAGCATGGAGGTGCCCAAGGCCAAGGTGGTGACGCTGATCGGCTCAAACGGCGCCGGCAAGACGACGACGATGCGGGCGCTGTCGGGCATGATCCGGCCCACGGCGGGCGAGGTCACACTGAGCGGCAAGCGCATTGATGGCCTGGAATCGCACCGCATCGCTCGGCTGGGCCTGGCGCATTCGCCGGAAGGCCGGCGCGTGTTTCCCACGCTGTCGGTTACCGACAACCTGCTGTTGGGCGCGTTTCCGCGCCTGACGGGCAGCCGCCCCAAGGGCGATGTGCAAGCCGACCTGGGCCGCGCCATGGATCTGTTTCCGCGCCTGAAGGAACGGCGCGATCAACTGGCCGGTACCTTGTCGGGCGGCGAACAACAAATGCTGGCCATGGCGCGCGCCGTGATGCTGAACCCGGAGCTCGTGCTGCTGGACGAACCCTCGATGGGGCTGGCGCCGATCCTGGTGGAAGAGGTGTTCCGCATCATCGCGCGCTTGAAGGATGAAGGCGTGACGATGCTGCTGGTTGAGCAATTTGCCGCAGCCGCGTTGCAGGTGGCCGACTACGGCTACGTGCTGGAGAACGGCAGGATCTCGGTGCACGGCAGCGCGGACAAATTGCGGGACGACCCGGCGGTGGTGGCGGCATACCTGGGCGGCGGGCACTAG
- a CDS encoding organic hydroperoxide resistance protein, translated as MSIEKVLYRANATATGGREGRGVSDDGNLDVKLTTPRELGGAGATGTNPEQLFAVGYSACFLGAMKFVGGRDKIAIPADVSVNGIVGIGAIPTGFGIEVELKISLPGMDREQAEKLVAAAHIVCPYSNATRGNIDVTLTIV; from the coding sequence ATGTCTATCGAAAAAGTCCTCTACCGCGCCAATGCAACCGCCACCGGTGGCCGTGAAGGCCGTGGCGTCAGCGATGACGGCAACCTGGACGTCAAGCTGACCACGCCGCGTGAACTGGGCGGCGCGGGCGCGACCGGCACCAATCCCGAGCAATTGTTTGCCGTGGGCTATTCCGCCTGCTTCCTGGGCGCGATGAAGTTCGTTGGCGGCCGCGACAAGATCGCCATTCCCGCCGACGTGTCGGTGAACGGCATTGTGGGTATCGGCGCCATCCCGACCGGCTTCGGCATCGAAGTCGAATTGAAGATTTCCCTGCCGGGCATGGACCGCGAACAGGCCGAAAAGCTGGTGGCGGCAGCGCACATCGTTTGCCCGTACTCGAACGCCACGCGCGGCAACATCGACGTGACGTTGACCATCGTCTAA
- a CDS encoding MarR family winged helix-turn-helix transcriptional regulator — protein sequence MKSKAKAPTKPKSAFNPLLLDSQLCFALYSTSLAMNKVYRKLLRGLDLTYPQYLVMLVLWEGEDITVTDIGARLFLDSATLTPLLKRLEAAGLVTRKRAVDDERQVIVGLTKQGRDLREQAEAVPHAVAAAAQCTLDEAQGMMKALHALREKLVDSI from the coding sequence ATGAAATCCAAAGCGAAAGCGCCCACCAAACCCAAAAGCGCGTTCAACCCGCTGCTGCTGGACAGCCAACTGTGCTTCGCCTTGTACTCGACCTCGCTGGCGATGAACAAGGTGTACCGCAAGCTGCTGCGCGGGCTGGACCTGACGTATCCGCAGTACCTGGTGATGCTGGTGCTGTGGGAGGGTGAGGACATCACGGTGACCGATATCGGCGCCCGGCTGTTCCTGGATTCGGCCACGCTGACGCCGCTGCTCAAGCGTCTGGAAGCCGCCGGTCTGGTAACCCGCAAGCGCGCGGTGGACGACGAGCGCCAGGTGATCGTGGGGCTGACCAAGCAAGGCCGCGATCTGCGCGAGCAGGCCGAAGCCGTGCCGCATGCCGTGGCCGCCGCCGCCCAGTGCACGCTGGACGAAGCGCAAGGCATGATGAAGGCGCTGCACGCATTGCGGGAAAAGCTGGTCGACAGTATTTGA
- a CDS encoding Crp/Fnr family transcriptional regulator translates to MQLSDSLQLAAAWFRVLNAEQQSRVERDLSVQQVVAGSIIERKGELAQAWIGVLAGLVKVSVGNAEGKVASLTGVPAGGWIGEGSLLKREVRKYDIVALRDSVVARLPAATFDWLLDTSIPFNRYLLHQLNERVAQFIGKAEYDRLLDPDARVARCLAELFNPLLYPGMGMRLTITQEEVGYLARVSRQRANQALRKLEEAGLLNVEYGAVRVLDLDGLKQYGSDRSTVEGEHAT, encoded by the coding sequence ATGCAGCTATCCGACTCCCTTCAACTTGCCGCGGCGTGGTTTCGCGTGCTCAACGCCGAGCAGCAATCGCGCGTCGAGCGGGACCTGTCCGTGCAGCAAGTCGTTGCCGGATCGATCATAGAGCGCAAAGGGGAACTCGCACAGGCTTGGATCGGTGTCTTGGCCGGCTTGGTGAAAGTGTCGGTGGGCAACGCGGAAGGCAAGGTCGCCTCGTTAACGGGCGTGCCCGCCGGCGGCTGGATCGGCGAAGGCTCGCTCTTGAAGCGCGAAGTCCGCAAATATGACATCGTCGCGCTGCGCGATTCCGTCGTGGCGCGGCTGCCGGCGGCAACGTTCGACTGGCTGCTGGACACCAGCATTCCGTTCAACCGTTATCTGCTGCATCAGCTGAACGAGCGCGTGGCGCAGTTCATCGGCAAGGCCGAATACGACCGGCTGCTGGACCCCGATGCGCGTGTGGCCCGCTGTCTGGCTGAACTGTTCAACCCTTTGCTGTATCCCGGCATGGGAATGCGGCTGACGATTACGCAAGAAGAAGTCGGCTATCTGGCCAGGGTGTCGCGCCAGCGTGCGAATCAGGCGCTGCGCAAGCTGGAAGAGGCGGGTCTGTTGAACGTGGAATACGGCGCGGTGCGTGTGCTGGATCTGGACGGCCTGAAACAATACGGGTCGGACCGCAGCACGGTGGAAGGCGAACACGCGACCTGA
- a CDS encoding long-chain fatty acid--CoA ligase, with amino-acid sequence MAHSSPASAQVPAALDTFPALLFAHANVRGSRPAIREKDLGIWQTLTWSQVAEHVRHVANGLAALGIRPGMHVAVIGENRPRLYMAMMAAQSLGAIPVPLYQDAVAQEMVYVLQDAEISVAVVEDQEQVDKMLEVREQCPALQHVVFDDPRGLRHYSDSMLQSYEQLEKLGQDYAAQHPDFLDRAIAAVQPHDPAAMFYTSGTTGKPKGVVLTHHALIDRARAVSDMENLTDQEDVLAYLPPAWIGQNMFSYTQLLVTGFTVNHPESPDTVSIDMRDIGPTYYFAPPRVLEGLLTHVMIRMEDAGYIKRKLFGACMKLARRVGTKILDGESVNAWDRLRYALGNALIYGPLRNALGMSRVRVAYTAGEAIGPDLFVFYRSIGINLKQLYGSTETSVFVCVQPDGKVRDDTVGPPVAGVEIRVADNGEILVKSPGLFKEYYRNPDATAEARSADGWFHTGDAGYLDTDGQLKIIDRAKDVGKLANGSLFAPKYIENKLKFFQHIKEAVAFGANRDDVCAFINIDLEAVGNWAERRGLPYAGYTDLAAKEEVYQLIAECVEQVNADLATDPKLCASQVSRFLILHKELDPDDDELTRTRKVRRAFIAQKYGVLIDALFGGKPSQFIETEVKFEDGRTGKISADLKIWPVKTFPAITARAA; translated from the coding sequence GTGGCACATTCATCGCCCGCATCCGCACAGGTGCCGGCGGCGCTGGACACCTTTCCAGCGCTGCTGTTCGCGCATGCCAATGTTCGTGGGTCGCGGCCCGCGATCCGAGAGAAAGACCTGGGCATCTGGCAAACCCTGACGTGGTCCCAGGTGGCCGAGCATGTACGCCATGTGGCCAACGGCCTGGCGGCGCTGGGCATCCGGCCCGGCATGCACGTGGCCGTCATCGGCGAGAACCGGCCGCGCCTGTACATGGCGATGATGGCCGCGCAATCGCTGGGCGCCATTCCGGTGCCGCTTTATCAAGACGCTGTCGCGCAGGAAATGGTCTACGTGCTGCAAGACGCCGAGATCAGCGTGGCCGTGGTGGAAGACCAGGAACAGGTCGACAAGATGCTGGAAGTGCGCGAGCAATGTCCGGCCTTGCAGCACGTGGTGTTTGATGACCCGCGCGGCCTGCGCCATTACTCCGATTCCATGTTGCAGTCGTATGAACAGCTGGAGAAGCTGGGCCAGGACTACGCGGCGCAGCATCCCGACTTTCTTGACCGCGCCATCGCCGCCGTGCAACCGCACGACCCGGCCGCCATGTTCTATACGTCGGGCACCACCGGCAAGCCCAAGGGCGTGGTGCTGACACACCATGCGCTGATCGACCGCGCGCGCGCCGTGTCCGACATGGAAAACCTGACCGATCAGGAAGACGTGCTGGCGTATCTGCCGCCCGCCTGGATCGGGCAGAACATGTTTTCGTATACGCAGTTGCTGGTCACGGGCTTTACCGTGAACCACCCCGAATCGCCGGACACCGTGTCGATCGACATGCGCGACATCGGCCCCACCTATTACTTCGCGCCGCCGCGCGTGCTGGAGGGTCTGCTGACGCACGTCATGATCCGCATGGAAGACGCGGGCTATATCAAGCGCAAGCTGTTCGGCGCCTGCATGAAGCTGGCGCGCCGGGTGGGCACCAAGATCCTGGATGGCGAATCCGTCAACGCCTGGGATCGCCTGCGCTATGCGCTGGGCAATGCGCTGATCTACGGCCCCTTGCGCAACGCGCTGGGCATGAGCCGCGTGCGCGTGGCCTACACGGCGGGCGAGGCCATCGGCCCGGACCTGTTCGTTTTCTACCGGTCCATCGGCATCAACCTGAAGCAGCTGTACGGCTCGACGGAAACGTCCGTGTTCGTTTGCGTGCAGCCCGACGGCAAGGTGCGCGACGACACCGTCGGCCCGCCGGTGGCCGGCGTTGAAATCCGCGTGGCGGACAACGGCGAAATCCTGGTCAAGAGCCCGGGCCTGTTCAAGGAGTACTACCGCAACCCGGACGCCACGGCGGAAGCGCGCAGCGCCGACGGCTGGTTCCACACGGGCGACGCGGGCTACCTGGACACCGACGGCCAGTTGAAGATCATCGACCGCGCCAAAGACGTGGGCAAGCTGGCCAACGGCAGCCTGTTCGCGCCCAAATACATCGAGAACAAGCTCAAGTTCTTCCAGCACATCAAGGAAGCCGTGGCCTTTGGCGCCAACCGCGACGACGTTTGCGCCTTCATCAACATCGATCTGGAAGCCGTGGGCAACTGGGCCGAGCGCCGGGGCCTGCCGTATGCGGGCTACACCGACCTGGCCGCCAAGGAAGAGGTCTACCAGCTGATCGCCGAATGCGTCGAACAGGTCAATGCAGACCTGGCCACCGACCCCAAGCTGTGCGCATCGCAAGTCAGCCGCTTCTTGATCCTGCACAAGGAACTGGACCCGGACGACGACGAGCTGACCCGCACGCGCAAGGTGCGCCGCGCGTTCATCGCGCAGAAATACGGCGTGCTGATCGACGCGCTGTTCGGCGGCAAGCCATCGCAGTTCATTGAAACCGAAGTGAAGTTCGAAGACGGACGCACCGGCAAGATCTCAGCCGACCTGAAGATCTGGCCCGTCAAGACGTTTCCCGCCATCACAGCCCGAGCCGCGTAG
- a CDS encoding ABC transporter ATP-binding protein: MSNNDRDQRIGDVMLDMQNISLSFGGVKALTDISFNVREHEIRAIIGPNGAGKSSMLNVINGVYTPQKGGIAFRGESFSKMNPRRAAEMGIARTFQNLALFKGMSVLDNIMTGRNLRMKCGLLSQAFRLGPAEREETQHREFVENIVDFLEIQAYRKTPVGRLPYGLQKRVDLGRALAMEPRLLLLDEPMAGMNIEEKQDMSRFILDVNDEFGTTIVLIEHDMGVVMDISDRVVVLDYGKKIGDGRPDEVRANEDVIRAYLGVSH; encoded by the coding sequence ATGAGCAACAACGACCGCGACCAGCGTATCGGCGACGTCATGCTGGACATGCAGAACATCTCCTTGTCCTTCGGCGGCGTGAAAGCGCTGACGGACATTTCCTTCAACGTGCGCGAGCACGAGATCCGCGCCATCATCGGCCCCAACGGCGCGGGCAAGAGTTCGATGCTGAACGTCATCAACGGCGTCTACACGCCGCAGAAAGGCGGCATTGCATTCCGTGGCGAGAGTTTCTCGAAGATGAACCCGCGCCGCGCCGCTGAAATGGGCATCGCGCGCACATTCCAGAACCTGGCGCTGTTCAAGGGCATGAGCGTGCTGGACAACATCATGACGGGTCGCAACCTGCGCATGAAATGCGGGCTGCTGTCGCAAGCCTTCCGCCTGGGCCCGGCCGAACGCGAAGAAACCCAGCACCGTGAATTCGTCGAGAACATCGTCGACTTCCTGGAGATCCAGGCGTATCGCAAGACGCCGGTGGGCCGCCTGCCCTACGGCCTGCAAAAGCGCGTGGACCTGGGTCGCGCGCTGGCGATGGAGCCGCGCCTGTTGTTGCTGGACGAACCCATGGCCGGCATGAACATCGAGGAAAAGCAGGACATGAGCCGCTTCATCCTGGACGTGAATGATGAATTCGGCACCACCATCGTGCTGATCGAGCACGACATGGGCGTGGTCATGGACATTTCCGACCGCGTAGTGGTGCTGGACTACGGCAAGAAGATCGGCGATGGCCGCCCGGACGAAGTCCGTGCGAACGAAGACGTCATCCGCGCCTATCTCGGCGTGTCGCACTAA